A window of the Acidovorax sp. YS12 genome harbors these coding sequences:
- a CDS encoding FKBP-type peptidyl-prolyl cis-trans isomerase, whose product MAFTTTASGLQYEDTVVGSGAEATRGAQVRVHYTGWLYNDGQQGAKFDSSRDRNDPFVFPLGAGMVIKGWDEGVQGMKVGGQRTLVIPAELGYGARGAGGVIPPNATLKFDVELLGV is encoded by the coding sequence ATGGCATTCACCACCACCGCTTCCGGCCTGCAGTACGAAGACACGGTCGTCGGCAGCGGCGCCGAGGCCACGCGCGGCGCCCAAGTGCGCGTGCACTACACGGGCTGGCTCTACAACGACGGCCAGCAAGGCGCCAAGTTCGACTCCAGCCGCGACCGCAACGACCCGTTCGTGTTTCCGCTGGGCGCCGGCATGGTCATCAAGGGCTGGGACGAAGGCGTGCAAGGCATGAAGGTGGGCGGCCAGCGCACGCTGGTCATTCCGGCCGAGCTGGGCTATGGCGCACGCGGCGCGGGCGGCGTGATTCCGCCGAACGCCACGCTGAAGTTCGACGTGGAACTGCTGGGCGTCTGA
- a CDS encoding helix-turn-helix transcriptional regulator, with protein MSSKENAAINQLFEKLECRYALRVLWALRDGHPQTFRLLQDSVGGITPNTLNTRIKELREAGLVDHGSEGYTVTPTGQDLLKRLSDLQAFATRWAGGRTKK; from the coding sequence ATGAGCTCCAAGGAAAACGCCGCCATCAACCAGCTGTTCGAAAAGCTCGAATGCCGCTATGCGCTGCGTGTGCTGTGGGCCCTGCGCGATGGCCACCCCCAGACCTTCCGCCTGCTGCAAGACAGCGTGGGCGGCATCACGCCCAACACGCTCAACACCCGCATCAAGGAGCTGCGCGAGGCCGGTCTGGTGGACCATGGCAGCGAGGGCTATACCGTCACGCCCACCGGGCAGGATCTGCTCAAGCGCCTGTCGGACCTGCAGGCCTTCGCCACCCGCTGGGCCGGCGGCCGCACCAAGAAGTAA
- a CDS encoding TonB-dependent siderophore receptor: MQPITPLRAQRLRPTILAAALALLGAGPLPALAQAAALQAARGQHAYDIPAQPLGLTLTRIATESGQPVSVDAALVQGIAAPAVRGSYTAEQAVRAALAGSGLAVARTGSGALTAVRAPAVPAASVPAPSLGEVRVTAEAERSGATEGTGSYQATATNTAAKLSLTPRETPQTVTVVTSQQMQDFGMTSVDDAVKTVSSMFFADQGNNGANYYSRGFQMQTQYDGVPNPIGISNNNTNPQIDNAFLDRVETVQGAAGLLTGAGQPGGTINLVRKRPTETFQASAEMQLASWDGRRIVGDISAPLTESGRIRGRVVAVADNSKSFVDYAYRNRRAIYAVAEADLTATTTLEASVQYQRDTGRNHLGAPFAADGSEPDIRRTDFFGDGGSRTVKDYTLTTLGLTQRLAGDWQAKASFSHDRTNSDIFRPSYILGELDMATGDGLMLARQRSLNQDLSSTAADIHASGPFQWLGRKHEAAFGFNGSTMQRTYTGAGYIPLTPINIHTFAPRALDDIPGATPYFGDTKTTQLGAYGVARWSVTDALKLITGVRVSNYKDENLLTKRTSSEESGVISPYAGLIYDLNTQVSVYASYSDIFTPQTQKQADGGTVKPVVGANYEAGIKGELLDKRLNVSAAVFRLEQTNLARRDESIVPDPANACGGTCYIAADKVVSQGIDLGASGEIAAGWNVAAGYTFTGSKYASGATDGQRYNPQLPRHSLRLSTAYKLPNTGWTLGGNVSARSRIYRNDTSWDTGAPYTVRSGGLVLVGLMARYEITPKADLTLAVSNLFDRTYRANLENKYYSPFGEPRRISANLKYRF; this comes from the coding sequence ATGCAACCCATCACCCCCCTCCGCGCGCAGCGCTTGCGCCCCACCATCCTCGCCGCCGCCCTCGCCCTGCTGGGCGCCGGGCCCCTGCCCGCGCTGGCGCAGGCCGCCGCCCTGCAGGCGGCACGGGGCCAGCACGCCTACGACATCCCGGCCCAGCCGCTGGGCCTCACGCTCACGCGCATCGCCACCGAAAGCGGCCAGCCCGTGTCGGTGGACGCGGCGCTGGTGCAGGGCATTGCCGCGCCCGCCGTGCGCGGCAGCTACACGGCCGAGCAGGCCGTGCGCGCCGCCCTTGCGGGCAGCGGGCTGGCCGTGGCGCGCACCGGCAGCGGCGCGCTGACGGCGGTGCGGGCGCCTGCCGTGCCCGCCGCATCCGTGCCTGCCCCTTCGCTCGGCGAAGTGCGCGTAACCGCCGAGGCCGAGCGCAGCGGCGCCACCGAGGGCACAGGCAGTTACCAGGCCACGGCGACCAATACCGCCGCCAAGCTCAGCCTGACGCCGCGCGAGACGCCGCAGACGGTGACCGTAGTGACGAGCCAGCAGATGCAGGACTTTGGGATGACCTCGGTGGATGATGCGGTCAAGACCGTCAGCAGCATGTTCTTCGCCGACCAGGGCAACAACGGCGCCAACTACTACAGCCGTGGGTTCCAGATGCAAACCCAGTACGACGGCGTGCCCAACCCCATCGGCATCAGCAACAACAACACCAATCCGCAGATCGACAATGCCTTCCTCGATCGGGTGGAGACGGTTCAGGGGGCAGCGGGCCTGTTGACGGGCGCAGGACAACCGGGTGGCACCATCAATCTGGTACGCAAGCGGCCTACCGAGACTTTCCAGGCATCGGCTGAAATGCAACTGGCCTCCTGGGACGGGCGGCGCATCGTGGGGGATATTTCCGCCCCGCTCACCGAATCGGGCCGCATCCGGGGCCGTGTGGTGGCCGTGGCGGACAACAGCAAATCCTTTGTGGACTACGCCTACCGCAACCGCCGCGCCATCTATGCCGTGGCCGAGGCCGACCTGACCGCCACCACCACGCTGGAAGCCAGCGTGCAATACCAGCGGGACACCGGGCGTAACCATCTGGGTGCGCCGTTCGCGGCGGACGGCAGCGAACCGGACATTCGCCGCACCGACTTTTTTGGCGATGGGGGAAGCCGCACCGTCAAGGACTACACACTGACCACGCTGGGCCTGACGCAGCGTCTGGCGGGCGATTGGCAGGCCAAGGCCAGCTTCTCCCATGACAGGACGAATTCCGACATCTTCCGTCCCAGCTATATCCTGGGTGAATTGGACATGGCGACCGGCGACGGCCTGATGCTGGCCCGACAACGCAGTCTGAACCAGGACTTGAGTTCCACTGCAGCGGACATCCATGCCTCCGGGCCGTTTCAATGGCTCGGGCGCAAGCACGAGGCGGCATTCGGCTTCAACGGCTCGACGATGCAGCGTACTTACACGGGTGCAGGCTATATCCCTCTGACACCCATCAACATCCATACCTTCGCCCCCCGTGCACTGGACGACATCCCCGGAGCCACCCCCTATTTCGGCGACACGAAGACAACCCAGCTGGGAGCCTACGGCGTGGCACGCTGGAGCGTGACCGATGCACTCAAGCTCATCACCGGCGTGCGTGTCAGCAACTACAAAGACGAGAACCTGCTTACAAAACGCACCAGCAGCGAGGAAAGCGGCGTCATCAGCCCCTATGCCGGGCTGATCTACGACCTGAACACCCAGGTTTCGGTCTATGCCAGCTATTCCGATATCTTCACCCCGCAAACCCAGAAGCAGGCGGACGGCGGCACCGTCAAGCCCGTGGTGGGCGCGAACTACGAGGCAGGCATCAAGGGCGAACTGCTGGACAAGCGCCTGAACGTGTCCGCCGCCGTGTTCCGCCTGGAGCAGACCAACCTGGCGCGGCGCGATGAATCCATCGTTCCCGACCCGGCCAACGCCTGCGGCGGCACCTGCTACATCGCTGCCGACAAGGTGGTGAGCCAGGGTATCGACCTGGGCGCCAGCGGCGAGATTGCGGCGGGCTGGAACGTGGCGGCGGGCTACACCTTCACCGGCAGCAAGTACGCCAGCGGCGCCACGGACGGCCAGCGCTACAACCCCCAACTGCCGCGCCACAGCCTGCGCCTGTCCACTGCCTACAAGCTGCCGAACACGGGTTGGACGCTGGGCGGCAATGTGTCGGCACGCAGCAGGATCTACCGCAACGACACCAGTTGGGACACGGGCGCACCCTACACCGTGCGCAGCGGCGGGCTGGTGCTGGTGGGGCTGATGGCCAGGTACGAAATCACGCCGAAGGCCGATCTGACGCTGGCGGTAAGCAACTTGTTCGACCGCACCTACCGCGCGAACCTGGAGAACAAGTACTACTCGCCCTTCGGCGAGCCGCGCCGCATCTCAGCCAACCTGAAATACCGGTTCTAA
- a CDS encoding HigA family addiction module antidote protein, whose translation MTKQLTLPTPGEILAAEFLEPMGLTQYRLAQAIHVPQTRIAAIIKHGRSITADTALRLARFFGTSVEFWLNLQSQYDAETARMELGEELESIEPFAAVA comes from the coding sequence ATGACCAAGCAACTCACTCTACCGACCCCCGGTGAAATTCTCGCCGCGGAGTTTCTGGAACCCATGGGCCTGACGCAATACCGTCTGGCCCAGGCTATCCACGTCCCCCAAACCCGCATTGCCGCCATCATCAAGCATGGGCGCTCCATCACGGCTGACACGGCATTGCGCCTGGCCCGGTTCTTCGGAACCTCTGTTGAGTTCTGGCTCAACCTGCAAAGCCAGTACGACGCAGAGACAGCCCGCATGGAGCTAGGCGAAGAACTGGAGTCCATTGAGCCGTTCGCGGCGGTGGCCTGA
- a CDS encoding sigma-70 family RNA polymerase sigma factor — translation MPPLPPAQRPLAAAFFAEHQPWLLGRLHQRLRNRADAEDLASETFVRVVAQPDLAAVGTPRAFVATLAKRVLFDFWRRRDLERAYLDAIAHLPEALAPSPEERALLLESLEGIARALDGLPDKARRAFLMSQLDERTYADIATRLGVSASMVRKYMVQGWQACAQALAEPA, via the coding sequence ATGCCGCCCCTGCCGCCCGCCCAGCGCCCGCTGGCCGCCGCCTTCTTCGCCGAGCACCAGCCCTGGCTGCTGGGCCGGCTGCACCAGCGCCTGCGCAACCGCGCCGATGCCGAGGACCTCGCCTCCGAGACCTTCGTGCGCGTGGTCGCCCAGCCCGACCTGGCGGCGGTGGGCACGCCGCGCGCCTTCGTCGCCACCCTCGCCAAGCGCGTGCTGTTCGACTTCTGGCGCCGCCGCGACCTGGAGCGCGCCTACCTCGACGCCATCGCCCACCTGCCCGAGGCGCTCGCGCCCTCGCCCGAGGAACGCGCGCTGCTGCTCGAATCGCTGGAAGGCATCGCCCGCGCGCTCGACGGCCTGCCCGACAAGGCGCGCCGCGCCTTCCTCATGAGCCAGCTCGACGAACGCACCTACGCCGACATCGCCACGCGCCTGGGCGTGTCGGCCAGCATGGTGCGCAAATACATGGTGCAGGGCTGGCAGGCCTGCGCCCAGGCCCTGGCGGAACCGGCATGA
- a CDS encoding DUF4212 domain-containing protein, with protein MPLPPAPPGIQATRRPPGAPFAPDLHDARHLWLKAGLLLVWVLVTFVACFFARDLQMLVAGWQLGYWIAAQGAVLVFMVIVVAYCWAMSRFERQDAARAAPTRTGGG; from the coding sequence ATGCCCCTGCCACCGGCGCCCCCAGGAATCCAGGCAACCCGCAGGCCCCCGGGCGCGCCTTTCGCGCCCGACCTGCACGATGCGCGCCATCTCTGGCTCAAGGCAGGGCTGCTGCTGGTCTGGGTGCTGGTGACCTTCGTGGCTTGCTTCTTCGCCCGCGACCTGCAAATGCTCGTCGCGGGCTGGCAGCTGGGGTACTGGATAGCCGCCCAGGGGGCGGTGCTGGTCTTCATGGTCATCGTCGTCGCGTATTGCTGGGCCATGAGCCGCTTCGAGCGGCAGGACGCGGCCCGGGCGGCGCCCACGCGCACCGGCGGCGGCTGA
- a CDS encoding DUF4880 domain-containing protein: MSTPTDDAIGWLVLLRSGEATAADQTAFTEWLHGDPARSAAWQRLAGPVDGAFAAARALNQRVPGQADTIAQALADAATHAQRRRRMLRGALALGGVGLGTGLLAQRFTPLQDALADLRTGTGERRRFALADGSTLLLNARSAVDVADTGSERAVRLRGGECIASVQPDALRPFAARCRDGSVRVQAGAAATRFLLRQESERSLAVALQGSVELVPAGAPAARQWLAPGQAAWMTPTSTTPAPEAAPTATAWQQGLFVVNDRPLGEVVAALRPYRHGLLRIAPEAARLRVHGSYPLDDTGRALAIIADTLPVAVHMYRGGWLVRIEAG, encoded by the coding sequence ATGAGCACGCCCACCGACGACGCCATCGGCTGGCTGGTGCTGCTGCGCTCGGGCGAGGCCACCGCCGCCGACCAGACCGCCTTCACCGAATGGCTGCACGGCGACCCCGCCCGCAGCGCCGCCTGGCAGCGCCTGGCCGGTCCGGTGGACGGCGCCTTCGCCGCCGCGCGCGCCCTCAACCAGCGCGTGCCGGGGCAGGCCGACACCATCGCCCAGGCGCTGGCCGACGCCGCCACGCACGCCCAGCGCCGCCGCCGCATGCTGCGCGGCGCGCTGGCGCTGGGCGGCGTGGGCCTGGGCACGGGCCTGCTGGCCCAGCGCTTCACGCCGCTGCAAGACGCGCTGGCCGACCTGCGCACCGGCACCGGCGAGCGCCGCCGCTTCGCGCTGGCCGACGGCAGCACGCTGCTGCTCAACGCCCGCTCCGCCGTGGACGTGGCCGACACCGGCAGCGAACGCGCCGTGCGCCTGCGCGGGGGCGAATGCATCGCCAGCGTGCAGCCGGACGCGCTGCGGCCCTTCGCCGCCCGGTGCCGGGACGGCAGCGTCCGCGTGCAGGCCGGCGCGGCCGCCACGCGCTTTTTGCTGCGCCAGGAAAGCGAACGCAGCCTGGCCGTGGCGCTGCAAGGCAGCGTGGAGCTGGTCCCGGCCGGCGCGCCCGCCGCACGCCAATGGCTCGCCCCCGGCCAGGCCGCCTGGATGACGCCCACCAGCACCACCCCCGCCCCCGAGGCGGCGCCCACCGCCACGGCATGGCAACAGGGCCTGTTCGTCGTCAACGACCGCCCGCTGGGCGAGGTGGTGGCCGCGCTGCGCCCCTACCGGCACGGGCTGCTGCGCATCGCCCCCGAGGCGGCGCGGCTGCGCGTGCACGGCAGCTACCCGCTCGACGACACCGGCCGGGCGCTGGCCATCATCGCCGACACGCTGCCCGTGGCGGTGCATATGTACCGGGGCGGGTGGCTGGTGCGGATCGAGGCGGGGTGA
- a CDS encoding type II toxin-antitoxin system RelE/ParE family toxin produces the protein MAIQSFKCPETQALFGLERVRRWVNIEAVALRKLRMLHAAAVLLDLRVPPGNRLEALCGDREGQHSIRINDQWRVCFVWTPEGPKDVEIVDYH, from the coding sequence ATGGCGATTCAATCCTTCAAGTGCCCCGAGACACAAGCCCTGTTTGGCCTTGAGCGCGTGCGCCGCTGGGTAAACATCGAAGCCGTTGCCCTGCGCAAGCTGCGCATGCTTCATGCCGCTGCCGTGCTGCTGGATCTGCGGGTTCCTCCTGGCAATCGCCTGGAAGCCCTGTGTGGCGACAGAGAGGGGCAGCACAGCATCCGCATCAACGACCAGTGGCGCGTGTGCTTCGTGTGGACACCAGAAGGCCCGAAGGACGTTGAAATTGTTGACTACCACTGA
- a CDS encoding VC_2705 family sodium/solute symporter, producing MADKGRASERAYLWRLHRILGLYILGVLGFLALMAWAEQRGLSRHWIGPIFLFIMVMVCAAIGVYGRTTDAEEYYVAGRRIPPMYNGMAAAADWMSAASFISLGGALYLQGFSGTPGQPGGLAYVLGWTGGFVLVAMLIAPHLRAMNLYTIPDFFQVRFGGRWPRVIAALAAVLCSFTYVVAQIYGVGLIASRLTGVQFEIGIMLGLGGVLLCSFLGGMRAITWTQVAQYVVMLLAFLIPVSWLAYQQLGTPLATLVYGKQVSQIERMEEQLLLSETEHQVVRAYLQRGMEYERRLLDVGAALAREREAARERIHQLRASNADVGLIVAASRELASMPRDEAQARERWTREMVENYERARPLGGLPRHSQAFVGDPDGTPKEREDFQDTRRNFLALMFCLMVGTAGLPHLLTRYYTAPTVAGARASVAWSLFFIALLYVSAPALAVLVKYEVMHNLVGSHFDQLPNWIAQWARVDAALLSVEDVNGDGIVQFGEIHLGADLIMLATPELGGLPYVISGLVAAGGLAAALSTADGLLLTISNALVRDLYFQEKTRHTSPEQRVILTKFALLAVALAAAFVAALKPSDILPLVSASFSLAASAFVPVMVLGIFWRGTTRKGAVAGMLAGLAVVLYYILSHVPALRAALPPWMLARGLWFGIQPISAGVFGVPAGFVTALLVSRITRPPPPQPAIRLEM from the coding sequence ATGGCTGACAAGGGCCGGGCCTCGGAGCGCGCCTACCTGTGGCGCCTGCACCGCATCCTGGGCCTGTACATCCTGGGCGTGCTGGGCTTCCTGGCCCTCATGGCCTGGGCCGAGCAGCGCGGGCTGTCGCGCCACTGGATCGGCCCGATCTTCCTGTTCATCATGGTGATGGTTTGCGCCGCCATCGGCGTGTACGGCCGCACCACCGATGCCGAGGAGTACTACGTCGCCGGGCGGCGCATACCGCCCATGTACAACGGCATGGCCGCCGCCGCCGACTGGATGAGTGCCGCCTCGTTCATCAGCCTGGGCGGCGCGCTGTACCTGCAGGGCTTCTCGGGCACGCCGGGCCAGCCCGGCGGGCTGGCCTACGTGCTGGGCTGGACCGGGGGCTTCGTGCTCGTGGCCATGCTCATCGCGCCGCACCTGCGGGCGATGAACCTCTACACCATCCCCGACTTCTTCCAGGTGCGCTTCGGCGGGCGCTGGCCGCGCGTCATCGCCGCCCTGGCGGCGGTGCTGTGCTCGTTCACCTACGTGGTGGCGCAGATCTATGGCGTGGGGCTGATCGCCTCGCGCCTCACGGGGGTGCAGTTCGAGATCGGCATCATGCTCGGGCTGGGCGGCGTGCTGCTGTGCTCCTTCCTCGGCGGCATGCGCGCCATCACCTGGACGCAGGTGGCGCAGTATGTGGTGATGCTGCTGGCGTTCCTGATCCCGGTGTCGTGGCTGGCCTACCAGCAGCTCGGCACGCCGCTGGCGACGCTGGTCTATGGCAAGCAGGTCAGCCAGATCGAGCGGATGGAAGAGCAACTGCTGCTGTCCGAAACCGAGCACCAGGTGGTGCGCGCCTACCTGCAGCGCGGCATGGAATACGAGCGCCGGCTGCTCGACGTTGGCGCGGCCCTGGCACGCGAGCGCGAAGCGGCGCGCGAGCGCATCCACCAGCTGCGCGCCAGCAATGCCGACGTCGGCCTGATCGTCGCAGCCAGCCGCGAGCTGGCGTCCATGCCGCGCGACGAGGCCCAGGCGCGCGAGCGCTGGACGCGCGAAATGGTCGAGAACTACGAGCGCGCTCGTCCGCTGGGCGGGCTGCCGCGCCACAGCCAGGCCTTCGTCGGCGACCCGGACGGCACGCCCAAGGAGCGCGAGGACTTCCAGGACACGCGGCGCAACTTCCTGGCCCTCATGTTCTGCCTGATGGTGGGCACGGCGGGGCTGCCGCACCTGCTCACGCGCTACTACACGGCGCCAACGGTGGCAGGGGCGCGGGCGTCGGTGGCGTGGTCGCTGTTCTTCATCGCCCTGCTGTACGTGAGCGCGCCCGCGCTGGCGGTGCTGGTCAAGTACGAGGTCATGCACAACCTGGTGGGCAGCCACTTCGACCAGTTGCCCAACTGGATCGCCCAGTGGGCGCGCGTGGACGCGGCGCTGCTCTCGGTGGAGGACGTGAATGGCGACGGCATCGTGCAGTTCGGCGAGATCCACCTGGGCGCCGACCTCATCATGCTGGCCACGCCGGAACTGGGCGGCCTGCCGTACGTGATTTCGGGCCTGGTGGCGGCGGGCGGGCTGGCGGCGGCGCTGTCCACCGCCGACGGCTTGCTGCTCACCATCAGCAATGCCCTGGTGCGCGACCTGTACTTCCAGGAAAAGACGCGCCACACCTCGCCCGAGCAGCGCGTGATCCTCACCAAGTTTGCCCTGCTGGCAGTGGCGCTGGCGGCGGCGTTCGTGGCGGCGCTCAAGCCGTCCGACATCCTGCCGCTGGTGTCGGCCTCGTTCTCGCTGGCGGCGTCGGCCTTCGTGCCCGTGATGGTGCTGGGCATCTTCTGGCGCGGCACCACGCGCAAGGGGGCCGTTGCCGGCATGCTGGCGGGTCTGGCGGTGGTGCTGTACTACATCCTCTCGCACGTGCCCGCGCTGCGCGCAGCCCTGCCGCCGTGGATGCTGGCCCGCGGGCTGTGGTTCGGCATCCAGCCGATTTCCGCGGGGGTCTTCGGGGTGCCAGCGGGGTTCGTGACGGCACTGCTGGTCAGCCGCATCACCCGGCCGCCGCCGCCCCAGCCAGCCATCCGGCTGGAGATGTAA
- a CDS encoding CoA transferase, whose amino-acid sequence MPSMQAAAPAPASSSLPLAGLRVVEFSHMVMGPTCGMVLADLGAEVIKVEPIEGDRTRHLLGAGAGFFPLFNRNKKSIAIDLRHSEGQAAARRLALSADVVLQNFKPGALAKYGLDYAALSSENPRLVYVNHTGFLPGPYEHRTALDEVVQMMGGLAYMTGRPGDPLRAGASVNDIMGGMFGAIGAMAALMQRGITGRGQEIDSALFENNVFLVGQHMLQYAITGQPAAPMPERISSWGLYDVFSVKDGEQIFLAAVSDAQWNTFCDALGFADLKADPRLATNNDRVRQRATMLPELRQRLAARTAAELSELFERNGLPYAPIVRPEQLYDDPHLNASGGLADIALPDGDLAGQTVRTTLFPLRMDGQRLGVRLSPPRQGEHTAELLEGLGYTPAQVRALREQSAVA is encoded by the coding sequence ATGCCATCCATGCAAGCTGCCGCACCCGCCCCCGCTTCTTCGTCCCTGCCGCTGGCGGGGCTGCGCGTCGTGGAGTTTTCCCACATGGTCATGGGCCCCACCTGCGGCATGGTGCTGGCCGACCTGGGCGCCGAGGTCATCAAGGTCGAACCCATCGAGGGCGACCGCACGCGCCACCTGCTCGGCGCGGGGGCAGGGTTCTTCCCGCTGTTCAACCGCAACAAGAAAAGCATCGCCATCGATCTGCGCCACTCCGAGGGCCAGGCGGCGGCGCGCAGGCTGGCGCTCTCGGCCGACGTGGTGCTGCAGAACTTCAAGCCCGGCGCGCTGGCCAAGTACGGGCTGGACTACGCCGCGCTCAGCAGCGAGAACCCGCGCCTTGTCTACGTCAACCACACAGGCTTCCTGCCCGGCCCCTACGAGCACCGCACGGCACTCGACGAAGTGGTGCAGATGATGGGCGGCCTGGCCTACATGACCGGCCGCCCCGGCGACCCGCTGCGCGCGGGCGCGAGCGTGAACGACATCATGGGTGGCATGTTCGGCGCCATCGGCGCCATGGCTGCGCTGATGCAGCGCGGCATCACCGGGCGCGGGCAGGAGATCGACTCCGCGCTGTTCGAGAACAACGTCTTCCTCGTCGGCCAGCACATGCTGCAGTACGCCATCACCGGCCAGCCCGCCGCGCCCATGCCCGAGCGCATTTCCTCGTGGGGGCTGTACGACGTGTTCAGCGTGAAGGACGGCGAGCAGATCTTCCTGGCCGCCGTGAGCGACGCGCAGTGGAACACCTTCTGTGACGCGCTGGGCTTCGCCGACCTGAAGGCCGACCCGCGACTCGCCACCAACAACGACCGCGTGCGCCAGCGTGCCACCATGCTGCCCGAGCTGCGCCAGCGCCTGGCCGCGCGCACGGCGGCCGAGCTGTCCGAGCTGTTCGAGCGCAACGGCCTGCCTTACGCGCCCATCGTGCGCCCTGAGCAGCTCTACGACGACCCGCACCTCAACGCCAGCGGCGGCCTGGCCGATATCGCGCTGCCCGACGGCGACCTGGCGGGCCAGACCGTGCGCACCACGCTGTTCCCGCTGCGCATGGACGGCCAGCGCCTGGGCGTGCGCCTGAGCCCGCCCCGGCAGGGCGAGCACACGGCGGAGCTGCTGGAGGGCCTGGGCTATACCCCGGCGCAGGTGCGGGCGCTGCGGGAGCAGAGCGCGGTGGCGTGA